One Buchnera aphidicola (Pentalonia nigronervosa) DNA segment encodes these proteins:
- the hisB gene encoding bifunctional histidinol-phosphatase/imidazoleglycerol-phosphate dehydratase HisB, translating to MKHKILFIDRDGTLIDEPQDTFQIDDINKLIFKKHVISSLRNLIFLKYKLIMVTNQDGLGSSSFPWKKFNLVHDFMLNIFRSESIIFDDILICPHVKNDNCLCRKPNIKMLEPWIQDSIIDRERSYVIGDRITDMKMAEKLKLTGIQYKDDACDWIKIEKKIVSRNRYAEIIRITKETNVHIKAYLDLNNSSKIHTGINFFDHMLEQIAVHSGICLNIFAQGDLQIDDHHTIEDTGIVLGKVLLKALGDKYGLCRYGFTLPMDESYAHCIIDISNRPYLRFLSNFHYKMIGDMNTNMIEHFFYSLCYSMKITLHLRAKGKNDHHCAESLFKVFGRALRQSIKLEGNVLPTSKGIL from the coding sequence GTGAAACATAAAATATTATTTATTGATCGAGATGGCACGTTAATTGATGAACCACAAGATACTTTTCAAATAGATGACATAAATAAATTAATTTTTAAAAAGCACGTAATTTCGTCATTACGAAATTTAATATTTTTAAAATATAAGTTAATCATGGTAACTAATCAAGATGGATTAGGCTCATCATCATTTCCTTGGAAAAAATTTAATTTAGTTCATGATTTTATGTTAAATATTTTTCGTTCTGAATCGATAATATTTGATGATATATTGATTTGTCCTCATGTTAAAAATGACAATTGCTTATGTCGCAAACCTAATATTAAAATGTTAGAACCATGGATTCAGGATTCGATAATAGATCGAGAACGAAGTTATGTTATCGGTGATCGTATTACTGATATGAAAATGGCCGAAAAATTAAAATTAACAGGTATTCAATATAAAGATGATGCATGTGATTGGATAAAAATTGAGAAAAAAATCGTTTCTAGAAATCGATACGCAGAAATTATTAGAATAACAAAAGAAACGAACGTACATATTAAAGCCTACTTAGATTTAAATAATTCTAGCAAAATTCATACTGGGATAAATTTTTTTGATCATATGTTAGAACAAATAGCAGTACACAGTGGAATTTGTTTGAATATTTTTGCTCAAGGTGATTTACAAATTGATGATCATCATACAATAGAAGACACAGGAATAGTTTTGGGAAAAGTATTATTGAAAGCGTTAGGAGATAAATACGGATTATGTAGATATGGTTTTACTCTTCCTATGGACGAAAGCTATGCGCACTGTATTATAGATATATCAAATCGCCCATACTTAAGGTTTTTATCTAACTTTCATTATAAAATGATTGGAGATATGAACACAAATATGATTGAACATTTTTTTTATTCCCTTTGTTATTCTATGAAAATTACATTACATTTACGTGCAAAAGGTAAAAATGATCATCATTGTGCTGAAAGTTTGTTTAAAGTATTTGGTCGGGCATTACGTCAGTCTATAAAATTAGAAGGAAACGTATTACCAACATCAAAAGGCATTTTATGA
- the hisH gene encoding imidazole glycerol phosphate synthase subunit HisH, producing MTDIAILDTGCANLQSIKIAIERLNYHPIITSENKILMKSKKIFFPGVGTASAVMRKLSENNILDFFRSCTQPVLGICLGMQLLCQFSEECNGVKTIGVIDSAASLLKTDNLPLPHIGWNRIVFDTYHPLFVNIENNTRFYFVHSYAIPINQFTLSVTQYGSSFFSSAIQKDNFFGVQFHPEKSGNAGSQLLQNFLEI from the coding sequence ATGACAGACATAGCAATTTTAGACACTGGATGCGCTAATCTTCAATCTATTAAAATAGCAATTGAGCGATTAAATTATCATCCAATAATCACTTCTGAAAATAAAATATTAATGAAATCAAAAAAAATTTTTTTTCCAGGTGTAGGTACAGCTTCTGCTGTGATGCGCAAATTATCAGAGAATAATATTCTTGATTTTTTCAGATCTTGTACACAACCTGTTTTAGGAATATGTCTTGGAATGCAGCTTTTGTGTCAGTTTAGTGAAGAATGTAACGGAGTAAAAACTATTGGAGTAATAGATTCTGCTGCATCTCTTTTGAAAACTGATAATTTACCATTACCGCATATTGGTTGGAATCGAATTGTATTTGATACATATCATCCATTATTCGTGAATATTGAAAATAACACCAGATTTTATTTTGTGCATAGTTATGCTATTCCCATAAATCAATTTACATTATCTGTAACACAATATGGATCTTCTTTTTTTAGTTCTGCAATACAAAAAGACAATTTTTTTGGTGTGCAATTTCATCCAGAAAAATCTGGAAATGCAGGTTCACAATTATTACAGAATTTTTTAGAGATATAA
- the hisA gene encoding 1-(5-phosphoribosyl)-5-[(5-phosphoribosylamino)methylideneamino]imidazole-4-carboxamide isomerase, protein MIIPAFDILDNNIVRLYQGNFSCKKHYDINLCNYLDDYQKQGVQFVHLVDLNGAKNTNNKQLEVFKKILSYSSIPIQIGGGIRHAKDIDIFLKMGIKRVVIGSSIIQNKEEVVKWLKVYGSDAIVFALDIKIDQNNNKKIFIHGWKKSTDLLLEDVIRYFLPFGLKHVLCTDISKDGTLSGPDVKLYHELVQYFKLIEFQASGGIGTLEDIKSLVRVGVQNIIIGRSLLERRFTIEEALQCYRNEL, encoded by the coding sequence ATGATTATTCCTGCTTTCGATATACTTGATAATAACATTGTTCGTTTGTATCAAGGTAATTTTTCTTGTAAAAAACACTATGATATTAATTTATGCAATTATTTAGATGATTATCAAAAACAAGGAGTTCAATTTGTACATTTGGTTGATTTAAATGGAGCAAAAAACACTAATAATAAACAATTAGAAGTATTTAAAAAAATATTGTCTTATAGCTCTATTCCAATACAGATAGGTGGTGGGATTAGACATGCTAAAGATATAGATATTTTTTTAAAAATGGGAATTAAAAGAGTAGTTATTGGTTCATCTATTATACAAAATAAAGAAGAAGTAGTGAAATGGTTAAAAGTGTATGGTAGTGATGCTATAGTATTTGCATTAGATATAAAAATTGATCAAAATAATAATAAAAAAATATTTATACATGGTTGGAAAAAATCAACTGATCTTCTTTTAGAGGATGTGATTCGATATTTTTTACCGTTTGGTTTAAAACATGTATTGTGTACTGATATATCTAAGGATGGCACATTATCTGGTCCAGATGTTAAATTATATCATGAATTAGTTCAATATTTTAAATTAATAGAGTTTCAGGCATCAGGTGGAATTGGAACTTTAGAAGATATTAAATCTTTAGTACGTGTGGGTGTTCAAAATATTATTATTGGTCGTAGTTTATTGGAAAGACGATTTACAATAGAAGAGGCATTGCAATGTTATCGAAACGAATTATAG
- the hisF gene encoding imidazole glycerol phosphate synthase subunit HisF, which produces MLSKRIIACLDVSHGLVVKGIQFKNHRIIGSIVPLAKRYADEGVDELVFYDIKAATQNTLVDRRWVESVAKVINIPFCVAGGIQSVDDARNILSCGADKISINSAALKNPNLITDISECFGVQCTVVGVDSCFNESKKCYMVHQYTGDVNRTYQTDWITSDWIKLIQKHGAGEIVVNVMNRDGLQTGYDLNHLKNIRKICKVPLIASGGAGDMTHFYDVLSEANVDGVLAASVFHKKIISIHGLKQFLLKKGLEIRIC; this is translated from the coding sequence ATGTTATCGAAACGAATTATAGCATGTCTTGATGTAAGTCATGGATTGGTGGTTAAAGGGATTCAATTTAAAAATCATAGAATTATAGGTAGTATTGTACCGTTAGCAAAACGTTATGCAGATGAAGGTGTAGATGAATTAGTTTTTTATGATATAAAAGCGGCAACGCAAAATACATTAGTTGATAGAAGATGGGTCGAATCAGTTGCTAAAGTTATTAATATTCCATTTTGTGTTGCTGGTGGTATTCAAAGCGTAGATGATGCAAGAAATATTTTATCTTGTGGAGCAGATAAAATTTCTATTAATTCTGCAGCATTAAAAAACCCTAATTTAATAACTGATATTTCTGAATGTTTTGGTGTACAATGTACTGTAGTTGGTGTTGATTCTTGTTTTAATGAGTCAAAAAAATGTTATATGGTACATCAGTATACTGGCGATGTTAATCGTACGTATCAAACCGATTGGATAACATCTGATTGGATTAAGTTGATTCAAAAACATGGTGCAGGAGAAATTGTTGTAAATGTTATGAATCGAGATGGATTACAAACAGGATATGATTTAAACCATCTTAAAAATATCAGAAAAATATGTAAAGTACCCTTAATTGCATCTGGCGGAGCTGGTGATATGACACATTTTTATGACGTATTATCTGAGGCGAATGTAGATGGTGTTTTAGCTGCTTCTGTATTTCATAAAAAAATAATTAGTATACACGGTTTAAAACAATTTTTACTTAAGAAAGGATTAGAAATCAGGATATGTTAA
- a CDS encoding bifunctional phosphoribosyl-AMP cyclohydrolase/phosphoribosyl-ATP diphosphatase HisIE, translated as MLNDTQILKLNWDKTNGMLPVIIQSYYSNKILMHGYMNKPAFFQTRKEGMVTFYSRTKKRLWKKGETSGNYLKVVNITTDCDYDTLLILVIAIGKTCHLDSDSCFFLSYEHSTFLFELETIIAEKINMKNNLSYTYNLYNSGTARIAQKVGEEAVETILSVFKEDKKELINECSDLVYHLIILLHDQKINLHTIMENLKNRHLNTQSVL; from the coding sequence ATGTTAAATGATACACAAATATTAAAGTTAAATTGGGATAAAACGAATGGTATGTTGCCGGTAATAATACAGAGTTATTATTCAAACAAAATTTTAATGCACGGATATATGAATAAACCAGCTTTTTTTCAGACGCGAAAAGAAGGCATGGTTACATTTTATTCACGTACTAAAAAACGTTTATGGAAGAAAGGAGAAACATCTGGAAATTATTTAAAAGTTGTAAATATTACTACAGATTGCGATTATGATACATTATTAATTTTAGTTATCGCAATAGGTAAAACATGTCATTTAGATAGCGATAGTTGTTTTTTTTTAAGTTACGAACATTCAACATTTTTATTTGAATTAGAAACAATAATCGCTGAAAAGATAAACATGAAAAATAATTTGTCATATACGTATAATCTATATAATTCTGGTACAGCGCGTATTGCACAGAAAGTAGGTGAAGAAGCAGTAGAAACAATATTATCTGTATTTAAAGAAGATAAAAAGGAATTAATTAATGAATGTTCAGATTTAGTTTATCATTTAATTATTTTATTACATGATCAAAAGATAAATTTGCATACTATTATGGAGAATTTGAAAAATAGACACTTAAATACACAATCAGTTTTATAA
- the gndA gene encoding NADP-dependent phosphogluconate dehydrogenase, which translates to MLKQQVGVVGMSVMGRNLALNIESKNYTVSIYNRTDSVTTEVIQNNVGKRLFPYFSVKEFVNSLEKPRCILLMVKSGKATDETINSILPYLGKQDILIDGGNTFYQDTIRRHDILSKRDIHFIGMGVSGGEFGALHGPSIMPGGDIKAYNLISEMLNKISAKFNNEPCVSYIGPNGSGHYVKMIHNGIEYGDMQLISESYFILKNLLNLNNKELSDVFFTWNQGELNSYLIDITKDILSMKDDHKSYLIDKILDTAEDKGTGKWISQNALELREPLSLITESVFLRYLSCLKTQRVLASKILTGPKLKKIDQEKNSFIEEVRRALYLGKIISYAQGFSQLRAASERYSWNLKYSNIAKIFRAGCIIRADFLDKIAAECSSSNVINLLLTAYFSKIANIYESSLRNVVICATKCGLAVPAFSSAISYYDSYRATLLPANLIQAQRDYFGSHTYKRIDRDGYFHTFWSQKK; encoded by the coding sequence ATGTTAAAACAACAAGTTGGCGTTGTTGGAATGTCAGTGATGGGTCGTAATTTAGCTTTAAATATAGAAAGTAAAAATTATACTGTATCTATATATAATAGAACAGATTCTGTTACGACAGAAGTAATTCAAAATAACGTTGGTAAACGTCTTTTTCCGTATTTTTCTGTTAAGGAATTTGTAAACTCCTTAGAAAAACCCAGATGTATTTTATTAATGGTAAAGTCAGGTAAGGCTACAGATGAAACGATTAATTCTATCTTGCCTTATTTAGGAAAACAGGACATTTTAATTGATGGAGGTAATACCTTTTATCAGGATACTATTCGTAGACATGATATATTGTCAAAACGTGATATTCATTTTATTGGTATGGGTGTATCTGGTGGTGAGTTTGGTGCACTGCATGGTCCGTCTATTATGCCTGGAGGAGATATAAAAGCGTATAATTTAATTTCTGAAATGTTAAACAAGATATCTGCAAAATTTAATAATGAACCTTGTGTAAGTTATATTGGGCCTAATGGTTCAGGTCATTATGTAAAAATGATACATAACGGTATTGAATATGGTGATATGCAATTAATAAGCGAATCGTATTTTATACTAAAGAATTTATTAAATTTAAATAACAAAGAGTTATCGGATGTATTTTTTACATGGAATCAAGGCGAATTAAATAGTTATCTTATTGATATTACCAAAGATATACTTTCTATGAAAGATGATCATAAATCTTATCTAATAGATAAGATTTTAGATACAGCAGAAGATAAAGGTACAGGTAAGTGGATTAGTCAAAATGCTTTAGAATTACGCGAACCTTTATCTCTTATTACCGAATCTGTATTTTTACGATATTTATCTTGTCTTAAAACACAACGTGTTCTTGCGTCTAAAATTTTAACCGGTCCGAAATTAAAAAAAATTGATCAAGAAAAAAACAGTTTTATTGAAGAAGTGCGACGTGCTTTATATTTAGGAAAAATTATTTCTTATGCGCAAGGTTTTTCGCAATTAAGAGCAGCATCAGAGAGATATTCTTGGAATTTAAAATATAGCAACATTGCTAAAATTTTTCGAGCGGGATGTATTATTCGTGCAGATTTCTTAGATAAAATTGCTGCAGAATGTTCTAGTAGTAATGTTATTAATTTGTTATTAACTGCATATTTTTCAAAAATAGCTAATATATATGAATCATCTTTGCGTAATGTTGTTATTTGTGCAACTAAATGCGGTCTAGCAGTTCCTGCTTTTTCTTCTGCTATATCATATTATGATAGTTATCGTGCAACACTTTTACCAGCAAATTTAATTCAAGCACAAAGAGATTATTTTGGATCACATACTTATAAAAGAATAGATAGGGATGGTTACTTTCATACATTTTGGTCTCAAAAAAAATAA
- a CDS encoding methionine--tRNA ligase has translation MPDIFRKILVTCALPYANGSIHIGHMFEHIQADIWVRYQRMRGHEVWFVSADDAHGTAIMLKSKKLGISPNKLIREMQIEHREDFLNFNISYDNYHSTHSKENLFLLRKFFSCFKKKKLLEKKTIVQFYDDVKKMFLPDRFISGTCPMCQSNKQYGDNCEICGATYEPTDLIDPVSIISKTTPILKNTEHLFFNLPIFKHMLINWVNSSTLQSAIIKKTEEWLISGLKHWCISRDEPYFGFKIPNFPNKYFYVWLDAPIGYISAFKNLCAKSKKLKFDDLWNEKSDYELYHFIGKDIIYFHTLFWPAMLESMSFRKPNGVFVHGYLTINGLKLSKSRGYLITARDWMKHFDSDSLRYYFSSKISNNIDDIDIKLEDFIQKINSDIVNKLINLALRSASFIHKYFNGYLSDNLNNIELYQNFSNSKEKIESYFENREYSFIIRESMKLLDIANQYINQKKPWLLVKKQNRKITDVHMIVTTGINLFRVIMIFLKPILPNLSIKVEDFLNIRLNWDDISVPLLSHKIKKFSILYRRINLENVSGLFDFYE, from the coding sequence ATGCCAGACATATTTAGAAAAATTTTAGTTACTTGCGCTTTACCTTATGCAAATGGATCAATTCATATTGGTCATATGTTTGAACACATTCAAGCTGATATTTGGGTGCGTTATCAGCGAATGCGGGGTCATGAAGTTTGGTTTGTCTCTGCTGATGATGCACATGGAACAGCGATTATGTTAAAATCTAAAAAGTTAGGAATATCACCTAATAAGCTAATTAGAGAAATGCAAATTGAACATCGTGAAGATTTTTTAAATTTTAATATTTCCTATGATAATTATCATTCCACACATAGTAAAGAAAATTTGTTTTTATTAAGGAAATTTTTTTCTTGTTTTAAGAAAAAAAAACTACTTGAAAAAAAAACAATTGTTCAGTTTTATGACGATGTTAAAAAGATGTTTTTACCAGACCGGTTTATAAGTGGAACATGTCCGATGTGTCAATCAAACAAACAATATGGTGACAATTGCGAAATATGTGGAGCAACTTATGAACCGACAGATTTAATTGATCCTGTTTCTATTATTTCAAAAACAACACCAATTTTAAAAAATACAGAACATTTATTTTTTAATCTACCTATTTTTAAACATATGTTAATAAACTGGGTAAACTCTAGCACTTTACAAAGTGCAATAATTAAAAAAACAGAAGAATGGTTAATAAGTGGTTTAAAACATTGGTGTATTTCTCGCGATGAACCGTATTTTGGTTTTAAAATACCGAATTTCCCTAATAAATATTTTTACGTTTGGTTAGACGCGCCAATTGGTTACATCAGTGCCTTTAAAAATCTCTGTGCGAAAAGTAAAAAATTAAAATTTGATGATCTTTGGAATGAAAAATCAGATTATGAATTATATCATTTTATAGGGAAAGATATAATTTATTTTCATACTTTGTTTTGGCCAGCGATGTTAGAATCTATGTCTTTTCGAAAACCAAATGGTGTTTTTGTGCATGGATATCTTACAATAAATGGATTGAAATTATCTAAGTCGCGTGGTTATTTAATTACAGCTCGTGATTGGATGAAACATTTTGATTCAGATAGCTTACGTTATTATTTTTCAAGTAAAATATCTAATAACATCGATGATATTGATATTAAGTTAGAAGATTTTATTCAAAAGATAAACAGTGATATTGTAAACAAATTGATTAATTTAGCTTTGAGAAGTGCTAGTTTTATTCATAAATATTTTAACGGTTATTTGTCTGATAATTTAAATAATATTGAATTATATCAAAATTTTTCTAATTCTAAAGAAAAAATAGAATCCTATTTTGAAAATCGCGAATACAGTTTTATTATTCGTGAATCAATGAAACTATTAGATATAGCAAATCAATATATCAATCAAAAAAAACCATGGTTGTTAGTTAAAAAACAAAATAGAAAAATTACAGATGTACATATGATTGTTACAACAGGTATTAATTTATTTAGAGTAATCATGATTTTTTTAAAACCGATTTTGCCGAATTTATCAATAAAAGTAGAAGATTTTTTAAATATTCGTTTAAATTGGGATGATATTAGTGTGCCCTTATTATCACATAAAATAAAAAAATTTAGCATATTATATCGTAGAATTAATTTAGAGAATGTTTCAGGATTATTTGATTTTTATGAATAA
- the tilS gene encoding tRNA lysidine(34) synthetase TilS, protein MDCINSTQEIIIKYKNQSFLIAYSGGLDSTVLLYNMIQIKKNIPHIKIRAIHINHNFNKLSKKWIIHCKKTCIKHHVPLILAEINIDKKIKKHTNNIEEKLRIQRYNIIYKHLLPNEILLTGHHMNDQCETLILSLKRGSGPTGLSGMSDETKFGYNKKIIRPFLNITKKELKNWAYRNHLKWVEDTNNLNTDHDRNFIRHEIIPILEKRWPFFIKTCFRTSKICQQENIVKKILLHEKIQYFTEMHNSLRIHQFQNMNKNMCTELIRYWLFLNNIKTISYQNIQVIYNQMICSRIDANPKIKLKQHEIRRYKKSIYLIKNRKNLKNTILFWHNQNIQLTLPNNLGCLTKNNYGMILPKPQKNEIINIRFQLEGKILIFGKSNRQKVKKVWQENHIPPWERNQVPLLFYDNCFISALGIFVIQTNKKYKSIWHISWSDNLNSTYTKKFVFS, encoded by the coding sequence ATGGATTGCATTAATTCTACGCAAGAAATTATCATAAAATACAAAAATCAATCATTCTTAATAGCATATAGTGGCGGATTAGATTCTACGGTATTATTATACAATATGATACAAATAAAAAAAAATATACCCCACATTAAAATACGCGCTATTCATATTAATCATAATTTTAATAAACTTTCAAAAAAATGGATTATACATTGCAAAAAAACATGTATAAAACATCATGTCCCACTTATTCTTGCAGAAATTAATATTGATAAAAAAATAAAAAAACATACAAATAATATTGAAGAAAAACTCAGAATTCAACGATATAATATTATTTATAAACATTTGTTACCTAATGAAATATTATTAACTGGTCATCATATGAATGATCAATGTGAAACATTAATTTTATCCTTAAAACGCGGTAGTGGACCGACAGGATTATCTGGAATGTCGGATGAAACTAAATTCGGATACAACAAAAAAATCATTCGACCTTTTCTGAATATCACTAAAAAAGAACTAAAAAATTGGGCTTATCGTAATCATCTGAAATGGGTTGAAGATACAAATAATTTAAATACTGACCATGATCGCAATTTTATACGACATGAAATTATTCCAATATTAGAAAAAAGATGGCCTTTTTTTATCAAAACTTGTTTTCGTACATCTAAAATATGTCAACAAGAAAACATCGTAAAAAAAATTCTGTTGCATGAAAAGATACAATATTTTACTGAAATGCATAATTCATTAAGAATTCATCAATTCCAAAATATGAATAAAAACATGTGCACAGAATTAATAAGATATTGGTTATTTTTAAATAATATAAAAACTATATCCTACCAAAATATTCAAGTAATTTACAATCAAATGATCTGTAGCCGAATAGATGCTAATCCCAAAATCAAGCTAAAACAACATGAAATTAGGCGTTATAAAAAATCAATTTATCTAATAAAAAATAGGAAAAATCTTAAAAATACTATCTTGTTTTGGCACAATCAAAATATCCAGTTAACTCTTCCAAATAATTTAGGATGTTTAACAAAAAATAATTACGGGATGATTCTACCAAAACCACAAAAAAACGAAATAATTAACATTCGATTTCAACTAGAAGGTAAAATTCTCATTTTTGGAAAATCAAACAGACAAAAAGTTAAAAAGGTTTGGCAAGAAAATCATATTCCTCCTTGGGAGAGGAATCAAGTTCCACTATTATTTTATGATAATTGTTTTATTAGTGCGCTAGGTATATTTGTAATTCAAACGAACAAAAAATATAAAAGTATTTGGCATATATCTTGGAGTGATAATTTAAATTCAACATATACTAAAAAATTTGTATTTTCATAA
- a CDS encoding riboflavin synthase subunit alpha, translating to MFTGIVSGIATVVSIKKTKKTYSYIVEFSLNLYKNLKVGDSVAHNGCCLTVKKINVPYVEFDVLQETLKITNLGMLGIGDQINIERSVKYGDEIGGHIISGHITNTAEIFNVLQLNNDYILWLEIKDMSLMKYIFFKGFICVDGISLTINDITKNKFCVCLIPQTLSSTTIKNKKNGYLVNIEIDFYTRTTVDTVQYIMNQNIIKKHTGILKK from the coding sequence ATGTTTACAGGTATTGTAAGTGGCATTGCTACAGTTGTATCTATTAAAAAGACAAAAAAAACTTATAGTTATATTGTTGAGTTTTCATTAAATTTGTATAAAAATTTAAAAGTAGGAGATTCTGTTGCTCATAACGGATGTTGTTTAACCGTTAAAAAAATTAATGTACCTTATGTAGAATTTGACGTTCTACAAGAAACATTAAAAATTACTAATTTAGGAATGTTAGGTATTGGTGATCAAATTAATATCGAACGATCTGTAAAATACGGCGATGAAATTGGAGGTCATATTATTTCTGGTCATATAACAAATACAGCAGAAATTTTTAATGTATTGCAATTGAATAATGATTATATTTTGTGGTTAGAAATAAAAGACATGTCGTTGATGAAATATATTTTTTTTAAAGGTTTTATTTGTGTTGATGGTATTAGTTTAACAATTAATGATATAACAAAAAATAAATTTTGTGTTTGTTTAATACCCCAAACTTTATCTTCTACGACAATTAAAAATAAGAAAAATGGATATTTAGTAAATATTGAGATTGATTTTTATACTCGTACTACTGTAGATACAGTCCAATATATTATGAATCAAAATATTATAAAAAAACATACAGGAATTTTAAAAAAATAA